The following proteins are co-located in the Neomonachus schauinslandi chromosome 8, ASM220157v2, whole genome shotgun sequence genome:
- the CFB gene encoding complement factor B: MGSNLSPQLCLISLVLGLLSGGGSTTPLPGDRPQGTCSLEGIEIKGGSFRLLKEGQALEYECPSGFYPYPVQARTCRSTGSWSALQTQDQKIVKKAECRAIHCPRPQEFENGEYWPRAPYYNLSDEISFHCYDGYTLRGSANRTCQATGRWDGQTAICDDGAGYCPNPGIPIGTRKVGSQYRLEDSVTYYCNRGLTLRGSQQRTCQEGGSWSGTEPSCQDSFMYDTPEEVAEAFLSSLTETIEGVDAEDGHSPGEQQKRKIVLDPSGSMNIYLVLDGSDSIGIGNFTRAKNCLRDFIEKVASYGVKPKYGLVTYATIPKVWVRVRDDNSSDADWVTRTLNQISYEDHKLKAGTNTKRALQEVYNMMSWPGNALLEGWNRTRHVIILMTDGLHNMGGDPVSVIHEIRDFLYIGRDHKNPREDYLDIYVFGVGPLVNQENINALASKKDQEQHVFKVKDMENLEDVFIQMLDETRTLGLCGMVWEHKKGTDYHKQPWQAKISVTRPLKGHETCMGAVVSEYFVLTAAHCFTVDDQEHSIKVSVGGRKQELDIQEILFHPNYNINGKKAEGIHEFYDYDVALIRLKKRLTYDQTVRPICLPCTQGTNQALRLPLSTTCQQQMQELLPAKDIKAMFVSELSKDGKKMLVRKEVYIKNGDKKASCERDARYATGYDKVKDISEVVTPRFLCTGGVNPYADPNTCRGDSGGPLIIHKRSRFIQVGVISWGVMDVCKDQRRWQQVPAHARDFHINLFQVLPWLKNKLKDEGLDFL, encoded by the exons ATGGGGAGCAATCTCAGCCCCCAACTCTGCCTGATTTCCTTGGTGCTGGGCCTCTTGTCTGGAG GTGGGAGCACAACACCATTGCCTGGGGACAGGCCCCAAGGCACCTGCTCTCTAGAGGGAATAGAGATCAAAGGTGGCTCCTTCAGGCTTCTCAAGGAGGGCCAGGCACTGGAGTACGAGTGTCCCTCTGGCTTCTACCCGTACCCTGTGCAGGCGCGCACCTGCAGATCCACGGGGTCCTGGAGCGCCCTGCAGACCCAAGACCAAAAGATTGTCAAGAAGGCAGAATGCAGAG caaTTCACTGCCCAAGACCGCAGGAGTTTGAGAATGGGGAATACTGGCCCCGGGCCCCCTACTACAATTTGAGTGATGAGATCTCTTTCCACTGCTATGATGGCTACACTCTCCGGGGCTCTGCCAATCGCACCTGCCAGGCAACTGGTCGGTGGGATGGACAAACGGCCATCTGTGATGATGGAG CGGGGTACTGCCCCAACCCGGGCATCCCCATTGGCACAAGGAAGGTGGGCAGCCAGTACCGCCTTGAAGACAGTGTCACCTACTACTGCAACCGGGGACTCACCCTGCGTGGCTCCCAGCAGCGAACATGCCAGGAAGGGGGCTCTTGGAGCGGAACAGAGCCTTCTTGCCAAG ACTCCTTTATGTATGACACCCCTGAAGAGGTAGCCGAAGCCTTCCTGTCTTCCCTGACAGAGACCATAGAAGGAGTCGATGCTGAGGATGGACATAGCCCAG GGGAACAACAGAAGAGGAAGATTGTCTTGGACCCCTCGGGTTCCATGAACATCTATCTGGTGCTGGATGGATCAGACAGCATTGGGATCGGCAACTTCACAAGGGCCAAGAACTGTCTCAGAGACTTCATTGAAAAG GTGGCAAGTTATGGGGTGAAGCCAAAATATGGTCTAGTGACATATGCCACAATCCCCAAAGTTTGGGTCAGAGTGAGAGATGATAACAGCAGCGATGCAGACTGGGTCACAAGGACACTCAACCAAATCAGCTATGAAG ATCACAAATTGAAGGCAGGGACTAACACCAAGCGGGCCCTCCAGgaagtatacaacatgatgagCTGGCCAGGGAATGCCCTCCTTGAAGGCTGGAACCGCACCCGCCATGTTATCATCCTCATGACTGATG GCTTGCACAACATGGGTGGGGACCCAGTCTCTGTTATTCATGAGATCCGGGACTTCCTGTACATTGGGAGGGATCACAAAAACCCACGGGAGGATTATCTGG aTATCTATGTGTTTGGGGTTGGGCCTCTGGTGAACCAAGAGAACATCAATGCTTTGGCTTCCAAGAAGGATCAAGAACAACATGTATTCAAAGTCAAGGACATGGAAAACCTGGAAGATGTTTTCATCCAAATGCTTG ATGAGACCCGGACGCTGGGGCTCTGTGGAATGGTTTGGGAGCACAAGAAAGGCACTGATTACCACAAGCAACCGTGGCAGGCCAAGATCTCTGTCACT CGCCCTTTGAAGGGACACGAGACCTGTATGGGGGCCGTGGTGTCTGAGTACTTCGTGCTGACGGCCGCACACTGTTTCACAGTGGATGATCAGGAACACTCAATCAAGGTCAGCGTGG gagggaggaagcaggaattGGATATACAGGAAATCCTATTTCACCCCAACTACAACATCAATGGGAAAAAAGCAGAAGGCATTCATGAATTTTATGACTATGACGTGGCCCTTATCAGGCTCAAGAAGAGGCTGACATATGACCAGACTGTCAG GCCCATTTGTCTCCCCTGCACCCAGGGAACAAATCAAGCTTTGAGGCTTCCACTGTCAACCACTTGCCAGCAACAGA TGCAAGAGCTGCTCCCTGCAAAGGATATCAAAGCTATGTTTGTGTCAGAGTTATCCAAAGATGGGAAGAAGATGCTAGTTCGGAAGGAGGTCTACATCAAGAATGGGGACAAG AAAGCCAGCTGTGAGAGAGATGCTCGATATGCCACAGGCTATGACAAAGTTAAAGACATCTCTGAAGTGGTCACCCCCAGGTTCCTTTGCACTGGAGGGGTGAATCCTTATGCTGACCCCAATACTTGCAGAG GTGATTCTGGTGGTCCCCTGATTATTCACAAGAGGAGTCGTTTCATTCAA GTCGGCGTGATCAGCTGGGGTGTCATGGATGTCTGCAAAGACCAGAGGCGGTGGCAGCAGGTGCCTGCGCATGCCCGAGACTTTCACATCAACCTCTTCCAAGTGCTGCCCTGGCTCAAGAACAAACTCAAAGATGAGGGTTTGGATTTTCTGTAA